The Sphingobium baderi genomic sequence TCACCCAGCGCCTGATCCTCCAGCCGCGCGCCGAGGTCAATTTCGCCGCACAGGATATTCCGGAGAACGACATCGGTTCGGGGCTGGTCAACATAGAGCTCGGCGCGCGCCTGCGCTACGAATTCAGCCGCCAGTTCGCGCCTTACATCGGCGTTTCCTATCTGCGCAAAGCCGGAGACACGGCGCGGCTGTCGAGGCTTGCGGGCGAGGACGTCCATGCCACCAGCTTCGTCGCCGGCGTTCGCTTCTGGTTTTAGCATCAGGACGGCTGATGGCGGGGGCGAACAAGAGAGCGGGGCGTTACACTCATACCCAGGTCGGCCGGCGCCGAGCGAAGGAGATACGCCATGGACCATTCGTCCCACATGAACACCCGGAAGATGGGCGCCTATTGGAGCCTTGCCGTTCAGACCGTCATCAGCGGCGTCATCATGTATCTGGTGATGTTCGTCATGATCGACGGGCTCGACAGCTTCTACAACAACCTCAACATGCTCTACATGACGCTGATGATGGTCGCGCCGATGGTGGTGCTGATGATCCTCGCCATGCGGCACATGTTCGCGTCGAAGGCCGCCAACATCGCGCTGATCGCCGCGTCGCTGGTCGCCTTCTTCGGCAGCTTTGCACTCATCCGCACCCAGACCACGATCGGCGACACGGCCTTTCTGCGCTCGATGATCCCGCATCATTCCGGGGCGATCCTGATGTGCCAGGAAGCAAAGCTCAGCGATCCGGAAGTCATCCGGCTTTGCGAATCGATCAAGCGCTCGCAGCGGCAGGAAATCGACGAGATGAAGGCCATACTCGCGCGGCGCTGAGTGGCACGGTCGGGCTACGCCCGGATACGTGCGCCCGGCCAGGTATGTGAGCCGGCCGATGGTCGACACGAGGCGCGGGGCGGACGAGATTGCAAGCGACGTAGCGCGGCTTGCGCCGCTGTTCCTGCGACAGGCTGGCGGCCACGTCCTGACGCTGCTCGATCCTTCCGGGATCGTGCTGAGCTATAATGAAGAAGGCGAGCGTGCCGAATGCTGGCCGCTCGATCGCGTTCTGGGACAGCCCCACGACCTGTTCTACCCGCCAGACGAGATAACGGCAGGACGGCCCCGCGCCGACTTGGACGCCGCTCTGCGCGAAGGCACTCTGGAGCGTGAAGCCTGGCGAGTCTGCGAGAACGGCTCGGAATACCTTGCGCGATTGACCATCACTGCGCTGTTCGAAGACGACGCCCATCGAGGCTTTGCCTGCATCAGCCGGGATGTCACCGACGAGGCGGCGGTCCGGGCTTCAAACGAAACGCGCGAGCAGCATCTGCAATCGATCCTGGCGACCGTACCTGATGCAATGATAATAATCGACGAGGCCGGCGTCATCACCTCGTTCAGCGCTGCTGCCCAGCGCATGTTCGGCTATTCGGAAGCCGAGCTCGTCGGGCAAAATGTCTCCTGTCTTATGCCTCAGCCCGACCGCGACCGGCACGACGAATACATCGCGCATTATCTGCAGACGGGCGAGCGCCGGATCATCGGTCTGGGCCGCGTCGTTGTGGGTCAGCGCCGCGACGGCTCGACCTTCCCGATGCAGTTGTCGGTCGGCGAGGCCGGTGAAGAGGGCCAGCGGCTTTTCACAGGGTTCATCCGGGATCTCACCGCCAAGGAGCAGGATGAGCTCAGGCTCAAGGAACTGCAAGCGGAGTTGGTTCATGTCTCGCGGTTGAGCGCGATGGGTACGATGGCCTCCACGCTTGCTCATGAACTCAATCAGCCGCTCGCCGCAGTGGCGCTCTATCTCGAAACCATTCGGGACATGCTCGCTGTCCAGGATGATGAGCCATTCGTCTCTCTTCGGTCCGTAATGGACGATGCCGCTCAGGAGACGCTGCGCGCTGGCCACATCGTCCGGCGCCTCCGCGACTTCGTCGCACGCGGTGAGGTCGACAAGAGTTTGCACGACCTGCCGCAAGTCATCACCGAGGCAAGCCAACTGGCACTGGTCGGCGCGCGCGAGCGGGGCATCCGTAGCTTCTTCGCAATCGACCCCGCAGCCACGCCGGTCCTCATCGACAGGGTGCAGATCCAGCAGGTGCTCGTAAACCTGATGCGCAACGCCGTTGAGGCCATGGCAGAATCATCGATCCGCGACCTCAAAGTCGCGACGAGTTTGCGTGCCGACGGCCTTGTCGAGGTTACGGTGGAGGATACCGGCCCCGGGATCGCGGAAGAAATTCGCGAACAACTGTTCATGGCGTTCACATCGACGAAGGCCGACGGCATGGGCCTTGGCCTCTCGATCTGCCGGACGATCATCGAAGCACATGGCGGCCGCATCTGGATGGAGCGCTCTGACCGAGGCGGCACGTGCTTTCACTTCACGCTGATCCACGCGCGGGCGGAGGAGGAACATGGGGGATAGACGCATCATTCATCTGGTCGACGACGAGGAGAGCATCCGCAAGGCGGCAAGCTTCGCGCTCAAAACCGCGGGCTATGATGTCATCGCCTACACCTCCGGAGTGGAATTTCTCAGGACAGCGAAGTCCGCTGAAGTAGGCTGCGTTATCTTGGATGTGCGGATGCCTGAAATGGACGGTCTCCAAGTCCAGACCACTATGGCTGCGCGTGGGATCAACATGCCGGTCATCGTCCTGACCGGCCACGGCGATGTGTCGGTAGCTGTGCAGGCTATGAAAGGCGGCGCGATTGACTTTCTCGAAAAGCCCTTCGAGAAGGCTGCCCTGCTCGAGGCCGTGAGGCGCGCTTTCGCTCGTCTCGACGATGTCGACCTTCGCGCGCTGGAATCGTCGGAAGCCGAGGTGCGGGTTGCTGCCTTGACCCCCCGCGAGCAGGAAGTGCTGGAAGGATTGGCGAACGGCTTGCCCAACAAGACGATCGCCTATGATCTGGGTTGCTCATCCCGGACGGTCGAGGTTCACCGCGCCAGCCTCATGGCCAAGCTCGAGGTCCGCAATCTCTCTGAGGCGTTGAGGATCGCCTTTGCTGCCGGGTTCGGTCGCAAGACGTGATAACTGCGCCCTCTACGTAGCGACGAGGATGCCGCATCGTGCGAGCCATTGCCGTGATGCAACAGGTCCTCATGTCGCGCGAGATGTCTTCGTTTTCTGACACACAAGGTGATGGGCGCTACACCATCCTCGTCTCCGACGACGACCCGGGTGTTCGGCGTGCCCTTCAGCTTCTCCTTAGATCCCGTGGCTACTGCGTCTGTAGCTATACAAGTGGTAGCGCGCTTTTGGCCGATTCGCGTGCCAAGCGAGCCAATTGCCTGATTGTTGATTATCGCATGCCGGACATTGATGGCTTTTCGATCCTGCGCCAACTCCGATCGCTGGGCTGGTCCGGATGCTCCATCATGATTTCGGGCTTCCATGACGAGGTTCTCGCCCGCCGCGCTGCCGACGCGGGCTTTGATCACATGATCACTAAACCACTAAGGAGCCGTCTACTCCTCGAGGCAATCGGCCGTCACAGACGCCTCTCGTCGAATGAGTAAATGGACCGCGTCCGACCGCCAACGCTAAAGAGGCCAGGTGGGGACACGAGCACGTCGTTTTTCCAGAGGAAACCAACCCAGCTGCGCCCAAGGGCCTTGCCCGCGGCTGGGCTCATTTGTCACAGCAACACATCTTGGATAGTGGTGGACGGTACGATTCATATCGATTTACGCGCTCCCCTTATCCGCCTGACGAATTAGCACCTGAAGAGGGCCGTTTCCAAGCTAGTGGCAGGACCACAAGCAGCAGGAGCGACAGGCCGGCAATGCTCCAGAGGACGAGAGGCTGAGCGCCGGGTGCGGCGAAAGCGAGCGCCACGGGCGCCAGTGCCTGCCCGATGCTGGCAGCCGAATGCTGGAGGCCAAGCCTCACCCCTGAGGCCGCCGCAGAACCGCTGATCCAGAAGCTTGTGACCAATCGCAGGCTCGCCGAGCTCCAACCGGCGACCAGGATGAACACGCTCATATCGGCTATGCTTGATGCGAGTGGAAAGGCAACGAGCGCCGCTGCCAGCAAACCGAGCGTCAATCCGGCAAGACGCCCGGGAACCTTCACTAACCAATCGAGCCTTGCATGAAAGATCTGCGCCGCCAGCATGCCGAATCCGCAAAGACTGAGCATCCAGGCGATCTGCTCGCGGCTCAGCGAGACCGCACTGCGCGTCATCAGGAGATTGACGTGCATAGCGGCAAGCCCGGCCCCCGCAGCGATCGTGATGAGTAATAGGACTCCCGTGGCGCAGACTGTCGGCGGCGGCGGATCTCCTGAGTCGAGGCAGTGCGCACAGCGGCCTGGCAGGCTTACAAGGCAAAGCGACCCCGCGACGGTGCCGATGCTGGCAGCAACGATCATGAGCGGCGCGCCGGGCATGATCGCAACGGAGGCTTCCGCCAAAAGCGGTCCGCCGAGGTCTCCCAAAAATACAGACCCCGTCAACCAGGTGAAACGCCGCGCCTGCTCCCCACGGCTGACCGCGGCGAAACTCGCACTGAGCAGCGCAAGCGGTATGATGGCGGCGGCCGCCATCCCCGCGACCGTGCGCAAAACGTAGAGAGTCGGCAGAGCTACGAGGCCAACTGGTGCAGTCACCATCGCGAGGATAATGAGCGCTGTGCGCAACATGACGCGGTAGTCGACCCGGTCGGCAATCCAGCCCCAAAGCGGTGCCGCCACCAGTGCTGCCAGCGGGTGGACGGCGGTCAAGCTCGCGACATGAAAATCATGCGCTGAGGAAAGCCCGCCGGGATTTGGGTCGACCAGGGTCGGAAGGAAAGCGAGAATGGCCGTCTGCCCTGCCGAGGCCGACACCGCCGCGAGCAGCAACACAATGAAGGAGGATTGACCACGCTTGCCATCGTGTGATTCGCCTTGGGGAACAAGCGGGTCAGCGGTTCGTCGGAGAGCCGGTATCACCACCAAGCGCGCAAGCCGATCACCAGCCGGTGTTCGGATGACCCCTCGCCCCGCAGGCGTCGGAAGCCCGCCGTGCCATCGAACGCACGCTCCCAGACGAAGCCGATATAGGGCGCGAACTTGCGCGACACCTCGTAGCGCAACCGTCCGCTCAGCTCGACATTGCTGAAGCCGCTGCCAAGCTGCCGATCTCTCGACCGCTTCGAATAGATATTGGTCTCTACCTGCGGTGTGAGGATCAACCGATTGGTGAACAAGACCTCATAGGACGCCTTGGCGCGCGCCGCGAGACGCCCATCGGTTCCTACATAGCCGGTGAGCTGGACGTCGAACCAATAGGGCGCCAGTCCCTCGACGCCGGCGGCCAGCCAGGTGGTCGCACCCTTGCCGAGATCCTGCCTGACCCCGAGCAGCGTGCCCCAGAACGGGTTCTTGCTGTGCCACCACAGCGCCTCGACGCTGCTCTCCGGATCGAGACGTTGGTCGCGGGAGTTCTTGAGCCCCTGGCTGCGCAGCCAGAGCTTGTCATTGTCCTGACCCTTGGTGACGAGCACGGTCCAGCCCACGCCCTGACCCTCGTTGCCGCTGGTGAACTCAAGCTCATCGACAAGTATCTTGGGGATTGAGAGCTTGTCGGCCATCTCATAGCCCGGCAGCGTCGAGTTGCGGTAGCCGTCGGCATAATCGTCCGAGTTGCGCGCGTCCGGCGGGGCCTGGCCGCCCTGCATCGAGCCCATGTCCATCGTGGCGCCGTTACCGGACGCCTTCGTGTCGGTCATATCCATGCCCGGCATGTCCATGCCCGCATGGTCCTGAGAGCCTTGCGCGGAAGGAGTGTGCGGAGCGGGAGTGGCCGTTTGGGCAGGGGTGGTGGCGGGCGACGGGGGCGAGGCATCCTGCGCGAGGGCGGGGGCCGTGATCGCCGGCGCCAGGAAGAGGGCAGCGCCAAGAGCGATGCCGCGCGAGGGGAAAATCCGGATCATGCGACCACCACCTCCCGGAACATGCCGGCCGCCATGTGATAGAGCAGATGGCAGTGGAAGGCCCATCGGCCCATGGCGTCGGCGGTGACGCGGAAGCTCACCCGCTGGGCGGGCTGGACCACGACCGTATGCTTGCGGACCTGGAAGGCGCCGTCCGGGCCTTCGACATCGCTCCACATGCCGTGCAGATGCATCGGATGCGCCATCATCGTGTCGTTGACGAAGGTGACGCGCAGCCGCTCGTTTGGCTTGAAATGAAGCGGCCTGGAATCGTTGAGCTTGATGCCGTCGAGCGACCAGATGAACCGTTCCATATTGCCCGTCAGATGCAGCTCGATGTCGCGCTCGGGCTCGCGCGGGTCGGGATCGCCGCCCGGCGTGCGCAGATCGGCCAGCGTCAGCACGCGCCAGCCGCGCCCGCGCAGCCCGGCGCCGGGATCGTCGAGATTGGTGCGCGGATAGTCGACGCGCATGTCGGTATTGGCGCCATATTCGGTGCGGGCGTGCCGTGCCCTGGCCGGCATCTCGGTCATGCCGTGCCCGGCATGCGCGTCGCCTCCCATTGCGCCCATCGTCGCCATCGCGCCCATCATGTCGACCGGCTCGAGCCAGGTCCGGGCATCGAGCGGCGGCACGGCTGCCGCCATGCCCGGGGCCGGTGCGATCGTGCCACGCGCATAGCCGCTCCGATCGATCGCCTGCGCGAAGATGGTGCGGGCGCCGCCCTCGGGCATGGTGAACTCGACGTCGTAGGTCTCGCCCGGGCCGATCCGGAATTCCTCGACCGTGACCGGCTCGACCGGCTGCCCGTCGGTCGATACGACCGTCAGCTCGACCCCGGGGATCCGCACGTCGAAGAACGTCGCCGTCCCCGCGCCGACGAAGCGCAGGCGCACGCGCTCGCCGGGCGCGGCGATACCGGTCCAGTTGCCGGCGGGCGGCGCGCCGTTCATCAGATAGGTGTAGGTCGCGGCAGAGACATCGCTGTAGTCGGTCGGGTTCATCCGCGAGCTGTTCCACATCCGCCGCCGCTCGAGCGCCTTGCCCAAGCCCATGGTGCCGACATCCTTGAGGAAATCGCCGGCGGTCGGCTGCGCAAAATTATAGTAGCTGCTCTGCTTCTTGAGATTGAGGAAGATCTGCAGCGGCGGCTCGTCCGACCAGTCGCTGAGCACGATGCAATAGTCGCGATCGGGCGCCCGCGCCGTCGGCACCTGTTTTGGCTCCACGATGATCGCTCCATAGAGTCCCGTCTGCTCGGCGAGCGTGTGAGCGTGATACCAGTAGGTTCCGCTCTGGCGGACCTCGAAGCGATAGGTGAAGGTCTCGCCCGGCGCGATGCCGGCAAAGCTGATGCCGGGCACGCCGTCCATCTCCGCCGGCACGATGATGCCGTGCCAATGGATGCTCGACATCTCCTTGAGGCCGTTGCGTACGCGCAGCGTGACCGTGTCGCCTTCGCGCAGGCGCAGGACCGGCGCGGGCACGCTGCCGTTCACGGCGGTCGCGATACGGCGTTTGCCGGTGAAGTTGACCGGCAGCTCGGCGATCTCGAGGTCGAACTCGGTCCCGCTCAGCTCAGCGGGCAAGGTTGGTGCGGATCGCGCGAGAAGCGCCGGGGCGAAACCGGCGACCGCGCCGCCGATCGCCAGCCCCTGGACGAAACGGCGCCGCGCGATCGGCCGGATATGTAAGGGAGACATGAACTGTACTTTCGCGAAGTCGGCTTCAGGCGAGGTCGAGGACGATCCGGCCCTCGATGTCGCCATGATGCATGCGGGAGAAGACGTCGTTGATGTTCTCCAGCTTGTCTGCATGGACCGTGGCCTTGACCTTGCCCTCGCCGGCGAACGCCAGTGCCTCGAGCAGATCGAGCCGCGTGCCGACGATCGAGCCGCGCACGGTAATGCCGTTCAGCACGGTGTCGAAGATCGACAACGGGAAGTCGCCCGGCGGCAGGCCGTTGAGCGCGACCGTGCCGCCGCGCCGGACCATGCCGAGCGCCTGCTGGAACGCCCTGGGCGAAACGGCGGTCACCAGCGCCCCGTGCGCGCCGCCAATGGCTTTCTTGAGCGCTGCCGAAGGGTCCTCGTTGCGCGCGTTGACCGTCAGTGTGGCGCCAAGGCGTGTAGCGAGGTCGAGCTTGCTATCGTCGATGTCGACCGCGGCCACATTGAGACCCATGGCTCGGGCATATTGCACCGCCATGTGGCCGAGCCCGCCAATGCCGGAGACGACCACCCACTCGCCGGGTCGGGCCTCGGTGGCCTTCAATCCCTTGTAGACGGTGACGCCCGCGCAGAGGATCGGCGCAATGTCGAGGAAGTCGACATTGTCGGGAAGGTGACCAACATAGTTGGGATCGGCGAGGACATATTCGGCAAAGCTGCCATTGACCGAATAGCCGGTGTTCTGCTGTTCGTGGCAAAGCGTCTCCCAGCCACCCAGGCAATGCACGCAGTGCCCGCAGGCGGTGTAGAGCCAGGGCACACCGACCCGGTCGCCTTCCTTCACATGGGTGACGCCGGCACCAACGGCGGCGACATGCCCGACGCCCTCATGGCCAGGAATGAAGGGCGGGTTGGGCTTGACCGGCCAGTCCCCTTCTGCCGCGTGCAGGTCGGTATGGCACACGCCGGTTGCCGCAATCTTGACCAGGACCTGCCCGGGGCCGACCGTCGGGATCGGCGCGTCCTCGATGACCAGGGGCTTGCCAAATTCGCGGACGACCGCCGCCTTCATGGTTTTCGCCATGTCCGTTTCTCCTTTTAAGCGGGGGGTCAGAATAGGCCGAGCGCGTGCTCGTCATAGGAGACGAGCAGATTCTTGGTCTGCTGATAATGATCGAGCATCATCCGGTGGTTTTCACGCCCGAAGCCCGATGCCTTGTATCCGCCGAAGGCGGCATGGGCGGGGTACTGATGATAGCAGTTGGTCCAGACCCGCCCGGCCTCGATCGCGCGGCCGAGCCGGTAGGCGGTGTTGCCGCTCCGGGTCCAGACGCCCGCGCCAAGACCGTAGGCGGTGTCATTGGCAAGTGCGATCGCCTCCTCGACCGTCTTGAACGTGGTGACCGACAGGACGGGACCGAAGATCTCCTCCTGGAAGATGCGCATGTGGTTCTGACCCACGAACACGGTCGGCTGCACGAAATAGCCCTGGTCGAGCGCACCGCCCGGCAGCGCCCTGGCGCCACCGACCAGACACTGCGCGCCCTCGGCCTTGCCGATATCGATATAGCCCAGGATCTTGTGGAGCTGGTCCTCCGACGCCTGCGCGCCGACCTGGACCGACGGGTCGAGCGGATCGCCCTGGCGGATCGCGGCGACGCGCGCCACGGCGCGCTCGATGAAGCGGTCGAAGATCGACTCATGGATCAGGGCGCGCGACGGGCAGGTACAGACCTCGCCCTTGTTGAAGGCGAACAAAGTAAAGCCTTCGAGCGCCTTGTCGAAGAAGGCATCGTCCTCGTCGAGCACGTCCGCCATGAAGATGTTGGGCGACTTGCCGCCAAGCTCCATCGTCTGGGGGATCAGATGGTCCGCCGCGGCGTGCATGATCTGCTTGCCGGTGACGGTCTCGCCGGTGAACGAGACCTTGGCGATGCGCGGATTGGCGGCGATCGCCTGGCCAACGGTCCGTCCCGGGCCGGTAACGACATTGAGCACGCCGGGCGGCAGGATGTCGGCGGTGAGCTCGGCGAACATCAGCAAGGTGAGCGGCGTCTGGGATGCGGGTTTGATGACGGTGCAGTTGCCCGCCGCCAGCGCCGGGGCGATCTTCCACGCCGCCATCAGCAGCGGGAAGTTCCACGGGATGATCTGGCCGACGACGCCGAGCGGCTCGCGGAAATGATAGGCGATGGTGTCCGCATCGATCGTCGAGATGCCGCCTTCCTCCGCCCGGATGCAGCCGGCGAAGTAGCGGAAATGGTCGATCGCGAGCGGCACGTCGGCAGCGCGCGTCTCGCGGATCGGCTTGCCATTGTCGATCGTCTCGGCAAGTGCCAGCAACTCCAGATTGTCTTCGAGCCGGTCGGCGACGCGATTGAGAATCCTGGCGCGTTCGGCGGGCGCGATCCTTGCCCATTGATCCTTGGCGGCGTGCGCCGCATCGAGCGCGCGCTCGACATCTTCCGGCGTCGACAGCGCGAACTCTGCGATCTGGGCGCCATTGATCGGGCTCGTGTCGGCGAAATACTCGCCGCCCGCAGGAGCGCTCCAGCGGCCTCCGATGAAATTATCATAGCGGTGTCGGAAGGAGGCCGCCGCGTTAATGGTCCCGATCGCCTTCTCGAACATAACCTGACTCCATCTCTATCGATGGCCTGACGGAGTAATCTCTTTGCCCGGGTGGCCTATAAGTAAGTTCCGCAGAAGGTAGTCTGGTATCGGGGTCGCGGGCTTGAGGGTCAGACACGCCAACAGAGCCGATGACTATTCATCGACTCCTGAACGTATTCGCGCACGCCTGATCGGAATTATGCCGAGACAGGCGTTACTCGGCCGAGTCTTCTTTTGGCGAGGGCGGCGCTTGGCATTCCAATTCTGGCGTTACGCCCGGACGCGCTTTAGGCTCACCCAATCGCCTTTCTGAAGCGTCCCGTCCCTCACGCGGAAATGAGCATAATGGTCGTCGAAAATCTGGTCGACTTCGACATGACCGACAAGACGGCGGTGGCGCGGCGTTGCGTGATAGACTTCGAGTATCTGCCCGATGTGCGCGCCATCGGCCTTACCCAGGCAGGCCACTGTGCCGCCCGCATCCATACGGACGATCTTGCCGCGCATGAACAAGCTATGGCCGATACCCTGTGCGAGGAGCGGCGTGCTGCCAAAGAGCAGAAAGCCAACAGCAGCACCGACGCCAAGATGTTTTCGCATCGCTGTTTCCTCTGTCAAGTCAGACGCTCGGACCCGGTTTTGAAAGCTGGGAGCACGGGGCGACGCTGGGCATCGTCAAAGAACTGGCCCGCCGCGGGGGAACGGCGGGCCCTCAGCCCCTGGGGTCTGTTCTCGGGGCTGGAAACCTCACATGTCGCTCATCGGCTTGTCGGCCATGGGCTTGGCGGTCTTCTTCTTCGCCGCCGGCTTGGCCTTCTTCATCGGCATCTTGCAGCAGCCACTCTTCGCCTTACCGGCCATGCCCGAGCCGTTCGATGCAGGCGAGCCGCCGGACATGCCGGCCATCCCCGACATGCCCTGTTGATCCTGCTGGGCCGGTTGCCCCTGCTGCTTCTGCGCACCGGCCTGATGATCCTTCATCATCTGATCGTGCATCTGCTGCCCGCCATGATCCATGCCCTGCTGGTGGGCATGGGCCGGCGCAGCCTGCGCGGGCGCGGGCGTCGACTGGGCGAGAGCGGTGCCGGCGGCGAAGGTTAGCGTCGCGAAGAGGCTGACGGGCGCCGCGAGAAATGTCGTCTGTCGCATTGAGGGTCTCCGAGTGTTCTTCCTGTTGCCCGATCGACGTTCCGATCCCGGCAATTCCGAAGCTTCAATGCTGCTAGCGAGACGCTGTCTGTATACGTAAGTTACGAATCGAAATCCGATCGGCCGTGTGCCTGCTGGAGCAGGCGCGTAAAATGATGATCCGGGATCGATCAAAAATGTGACCCGGCCTGGTTTTCTCGTCCTGAGACCGGCCAGAAAAGCGATTGGCCCGCCGTGGGAACGGCGGACCAAGGCTTCGGTTGAAAGCGGCCATGATCTTGTCCGTCAACCTTGTCGTCTGATGGAATGATGGCAGGGTCAGCAACCACCGTCCGACCTGTGTGACATGCCGGAGGCGCCGTCCTGGTCCTGCGAATCCCGCATCGCCATTCGATGGCCCTGCATCATCTGGCCGTGCATCTGCTCCTTACCGTGAGCCATGCCCTGCATGTGGGCAGGATCGGGCTGGGCAGGCGCCGGCCTGGCCTTGAGGGTCTCCTCAAGATCGGGCATGCCCGGCGGCATCCCGTCCGCCAGCACCGGTCCGGCACTGACGGCGAGGAAGCCGAGAGCTGCGAGCGAAGCGATCATTGCCGTCTTCTTGCGCAAGTATCCATTCCTTCAAGTCTGGGTTTCCCGTTCGATCGAGCATATGCCCGGTCGATTGTCGCCCCTTCCGGAGCTTGCCCGTGAAATGGTGTCACCTTCCGCCTTGCTGTATACGTAATGTGCGAAGTCCGTCTCTGAGATGGCCATAAATTATCGCACTGGCATCGTTGTTGTGCCGATGTGTAACTATGGTTCGGACTCGAGAGCAGGACAGGTCGGCAACAGTGACTAATCCATGGCGGCCAGCAGACGCTCGAGAGGAATAGTGGCAAAAGTGGTGAAGCTGTCAGCAATGGCATAAGGGGCTCTGTTGCAAAGATTGGCGGCAGTCAGAGGTAGGCTGTCGCTCTGCGCCGATCAGGCGGCTGCTGCGAAATGGTGGTTGAGCATGCCCATGGCCTCCGTCAGCGCCGAGGGCCCAATGCCAAAAGCTCTCTCCACAAGGCGCACCTCGCCCCTGATGCCGGGCTGCAGGCACCAGGGGCGAGCCTGTCCTTTGCGCAGGGCTCGCATGACTTCGAATCCCTTGATCGTGGCATAGGCCGTGGGGATCGATTTGAAACCGCGCACCGGCTTGATCAGTATCTTGAGCTTTCCGTGATCGGCCTCGATCACGTTATTGAGATACTTCACCTGCCGGTGGGCCGTCTCCCGGTCCAGCTTTCCTTCGCGCTTCAATTCGGTGATCGCTGCACCATAGCTCGGCGCTTTGTCGGTATTGAGCGTGGCAGGCTTTTCCCAGTGCTTCAGGCCTCGCAGGGCCTTGCCCAGGAACCGCTTCGCTGCCTTGGCGCTGCGGGTCGGCGACAGGTAGAAATCGATCGTGTCGCCCCGCTTGTCGACTGCCCGGTACAGGTAGGTCCACTTGCCCCGCACCTTGACGTAGGTTTCATCCAGGCGCCAGCTCGGATCAAAGCCACGCCGCCAGAACCAGCGCAGCCGCTTCTCCATCTCCGGGGCGTAGCACTGGACCCAGCGATAGATCGTCGTATGGTCGACCGAAATGCCGCGTTCCGCCAGCATTTCCTCAAGGTCGCGATAGCTGATCGGATAGCGACAATACCAGCGCACCGCCCACAGGATCACATCACCCTGGAAATGGCGCCACTTGAAATCCGTCATCGTTCCGTCCGTCCAATCTCCGCCAAGCATGCTCAAGCTTCACGATTTTTGCAACAGAGCCCGACTTTGGGTTCTTCGATGCCGATCACATGGGCAAGGTCGATCGCGTTGCGGATGATGTCGGCCTTTTCGACGAGGGTCGGCGCGATGTTGATCGCGGCGTCGGTGATGATGAGCGGCGTCGGATGGTCGGGCACGTCCATCACATAGGCGTGGCTGATCCTGCGTTCTGTACGCAGGCCCGTCGCGGAAGGGACGACCGCGCCCATCAGTTCGTCGGTATGCAGCGAGCCTTTCATGAGCAGCCTTGCTTCGCCCGAACGGATCAGCGCGACGGCTTTTGCCGCCGCGTCATGGCTGTGATCGGCATCGATCAGGCGGAAGCCCGCGATATCCTTGCCTGCTTCCTGCGCCGCCTTTCGGATCCTGGCTTTCGGCCCGACAAGGATGGGCGCGATCAGCTTTGCTTCGGCCGCCTCGACCACCGCCGAAATGGCAGCCGGGCTGCAGGGATGGGCAACAGCGGTGCTCTCGGGCGTGCCGCTCGATGTCAGCTCGATCAGGCGCCGATAGCCGTCATGATCGCGAAGCTGTACCTCGGGGAGAGCCGCGCGAGGGCGACGCACCTTCTCGGTCGGCGCCTTCACCTCGGCCTGGCCTGAGATCACGACGTCCCCGTCCTGATTGGTGCAGCGGCAGTCGAACAGCACGATGCGATGCTCCGGCCGC encodes the following:
- a CDS encoding DUF305 domain-containing protein, which gives rise to MDHSSHMNTRKMGAYWSLAVQTVISGVIMYLVMFVMIDGLDSFYNNLNMLYMTLMMVAPMVVLMILAMRHMFASKAANIALIAASLVAFFGSFALIRTQTTIGDTAFLRSMIPHHSGAILMCQEAKLSDPEVIRLCESIKRSQRQEIDEMKAILARR
- a CDS encoding MFS transporter — protein: MVIPALRRTADPLVPQGESHDGKRGQSSFIVLLLAAVSASAGQTAILAFLPTLVDPNPGGLSSAHDFHVASLTAVHPLAALVAAPLWGWIADRVDYRVMLRTALIILAMVTAPVGLVALPTLYVLRTVAGMAAAAIIPLALLSASFAAVSRGEQARRFTWLTGSVFLGDLGGPLLAEASVAIMPGAPLMIVAASIGTVAGSLCLVSLPGRCAHCLDSGDPPPPTVCATGVLLLITIAAGAGLAAMHVNLLMTRSAVSLSREQIAWMLSLCGFGMLAAQIFHARLDWLVKVPGRLAGLTLGLLAAALVAFPLASSIADMSVFILVAGWSSASLRLVTSFWISGSAAASGVRLGLQHSAASIGQALAPVALAFAAPGAQPLVLWSIAGLSLLLLVVLPLAWKRPSSGANSSGG
- a CDS encoding response regulator transcription factor translates to MGDRRIIHLVDDEESIRKAASFALKTAGYDVIAYTSGVEFLRTAKSAEVGCVILDVRMPEMDGLQVQTTMAARGINMPVIVLTGHGDVSVAVQAMKGGAIDFLEKPFEKAALLEAVRRAFARLDDVDLRALESSEAEVRVAALTPREQEVLEGLANGLPNKTIAYDLGCSSRTVEVHRASLMAKLEVRNLSEALRIAFAAGFGRKT
- a CDS encoding copper resistance protein B produces the protein MIRIFPSRGIALGAALFLAPAITAPALAQDASPPSPATTPAQTATPAPHTPSAQGSQDHAGMDMPGMDMTDTKASGNGATMDMGSMQGGQAPPDARNSDDYADGYRNSTLPGYEMADKLSIPKILVDELEFTSGNEGQGVGWTVLVTKGQDNDKLWLRSQGLKNSRDQRLDPESSVEALWWHSKNPFWGTLLGVRQDLGKGATTWLAAGVEGLAPYWFDVQLTGYVGTDGRLAARAKASYEVLFTNRLILTPQVETNIYSKRSRDRQLGSGFSNVELSGRLRYEVSRKFAPYIGFVWERAFDGTAGFRRLRGEGSSEHRLVIGLRAWW
- a CDS encoding response regulator, whose product is MSSFSDTQGDGRYTILVSDDDPGVRRALQLLLRSRGYCVCSYTSGSALLADSRAKRANCLIVDYRMPDIDGFSILRQLRSLGWSGCSIMISGFHDEVLARRAADAGFDHMITKPLRSRLLLEAIGRHRRLSSNE
- a CDS encoding PAS domain-containing sensor histidine kinase; the encoded protein is MVDTRRGADEIASDVARLAPLFLRQAGGHVLTLLDPSGIVLSYNEEGERAECWPLDRVLGQPHDLFYPPDEITAGRPRADLDAALREGTLEREAWRVCENGSEYLARLTITALFEDDAHRGFACISRDVTDEAAVRASNETREQHLQSILATVPDAMIIIDEAGVITSFSAAAQRMFGYSEAELVGQNVSCLMPQPDRDRHDEYIAHYLQTGERRIIGLGRVVVGQRRDGSTFPMQLSVGEAGEEGQRLFTGFIRDLTAKEQDELRLKELQAELVHVSRLSAMGTMASTLAHELNQPLAAVALYLETIRDMLAVQDDEPFVSLRSVMDDAAQETLRAGHIVRRLRDFVARGEVDKSLHDLPQVITEASQLALVGARERGIRSFFAIDPAATPVLIDRVQIQQVLVNLMRNAVEAMAESSIRDLKVATSLRADGLVEVTVEDTGPGIAEEIREQLFMAFTSTKADGMGLGLSICRTIIEAHGGRIWMERSDRGGTCFHFTLIHARAEEEHGG